A window from Anser cygnoides isolate HZ-2024a breed goose chromosome 1, Taihu_goose_T2T_genome, whole genome shotgun sequence encodes these proteins:
- the WNT5B gene encoding protein Wnt-5b isoform X2 → MTGPRLALAAALLCSCTSPVADASSWWSLAMNPIQRPEMYIIGAQPVCSQLPGLSPGQRKLCQLYQEHMVFIGEGARSAIKECQYQFRQRRWNCSTVDNTSVFGRVMKIGSRETAFTYAVSAAGVVNAISRACREGELSSCGCSRTARPKDLPRDWLWGGCGDNVEYGYRFAKEFVDAKEREKNYVRGSEEQARMLMNLQNNEAGRRAVYKLADVACKCHGVSGSCSLKTCWLQLADFRKVGDLLKEKYDSAAAMRISRKGKLELVNNRFNMPTQEDLVYVDPSPDYCLRNETTGSLGTQGRLCNKTSEGMDGCELMCCGRGYDQFKSVQVERCHCKFHWCCYVKCKKCTEIVDQYVCK, encoded by the exons ATGACGGGGCCGAGGCTGGCGCTCGCCGCCGcgctcctctgcagctgcaccTCGCCGGTGGCCGACGCCAGCTCCTGGTG GTCTTTGGCCATGAACCCCATTCAGAGGCCCGAGATGTACATCATCGGCGCTCAGCCCGTCTGCAGCCAGCTGCCGGGGCTCTCCCCGGGGCAGCGCAAGCTGTGCCAGCTCTACCAGGAGCACATGGTGTTCATCGGCGAGGGGGCCCGCAGCGCCATCAAGGAGTGCCAGTACCAGTTCCGGCAGCGCAGGTGGAACTGCAGCACGGTGGACAACACCTCCGTCTTCGGGCGGGTCATGAAGATAG GTAGCCGAGAGACTGCTTTCACCTACGCCGTCAGTGCTGCCGGGGTGGTGAACGCCATCAGCCGGGCTTGCCGCGAAGGAGAGCTCtccagctgtggctgcagccGGACTGCCCGGCCCAAGGACTTGCCCCGAGACTGGCTGTGGGGTGGCTGCGGGGATAACGTGGAGTACGGGTACCGCTTCGCCAAGGAGTTTGTGGATGCCAAGGAGCGGGAGAAGAACTACGTGAGAGGCTCAGAGGAGCAGGCGCGCATGCTGATGAACTTGCAGAACAACGAGGCTGGTCGCAGG GCAGTGTACAAGCTGGCGGACGTGGCCTGCAAGTGCCACGGCGTGTCAGGCTCCTGCAGCCTCAagacctgctggctgcagctggccgACTTCCGCAAGGTGGGCGACCTGCTGAAGGAGAAGTACGACAGCGCCGCCGCCATGCGGATCAGTCGCAAGGGCAAGCTGGAGCTGGTGAACAACCGCTTCAACATGCCTACGCAGGAGGACCTGGTCTACGTCGACCCCAGCCCGGACTATTGCCTGCGCAACGAGACCACCGGCTCGCTGGGCACTCAGGGCCGCCTGTGCAACAAGACCTCGGAGGGCATGGATGGGTGCGAGCTGATGTGCTGCGGACGGGGCTACGACCAGTTCAAGAGCGTCCAGGTGGAGCGCTGCCACTGCAAGTTCCATTGGTGCTGTTACGTCAAGTGTAAAAAGTGCACAGAGATCGTTGACCAGTACGTCTGTAAATGA
- the WNT5B gene encoding protein Wnt-5b isoform X1: MQGAPSRRQAPRGPPQSRRSPPQPTMTGPRLALAAALLCSCTSPVADASSWWSLAMNPIQRPEMYIIGAQPVCSQLPGLSPGQRKLCQLYQEHMVFIGEGARSAIKECQYQFRQRRWNCSTVDNTSVFGRVMKIGSRETAFTYAVSAAGVVNAISRACREGELSSCGCSRTARPKDLPRDWLWGGCGDNVEYGYRFAKEFVDAKEREKNYVRGSEEQARMLMNLQNNEAGRRAVYKLADVACKCHGVSGSCSLKTCWLQLADFRKVGDLLKEKYDSAAAMRISRKGKLELVNNRFNMPTQEDLVYVDPSPDYCLRNETTGSLGTQGRLCNKTSEGMDGCELMCCGRGYDQFKSVQVERCHCKFHWCCYVKCKKCTEIVDQYVCK; the protein is encoded by the exons GGCGCCCCGTCCCGGCGGCAGGCTCCGCGGGGGCCGCCCCAGAGCCGCcggagccccccgcagcccaccATGACGGGGCCGAGGCTGGCGCTCGCCGCCGcgctcctctgcagctgcaccTCGCCGGTGGCCGACGCCAGCTCCTGGTG GTCTTTGGCCATGAACCCCATTCAGAGGCCCGAGATGTACATCATCGGCGCTCAGCCCGTCTGCAGCCAGCTGCCGGGGCTCTCCCCGGGGCAGCGCAAGCTGTGCCAGCTCTACCAGGAGCACATGGTGTTCATCGGCGAGGGGGCCCGCAGCGCCATCAAGGAGTGCCAGTACCAGTTCCGGCAGCGCAGGTGGAACTGCAGCACGGTGGACAACACCTCCGTCTTCGGGCGGGTCATGAAGATAG GTAGCCGAGAGACTGCTTTCACCTACGCCGTCAGTGCTGCCGGGGTGGTGAACGCCATCAGCCGGGCTTGCCGCGAAGGAGAGCTCtccagctgtggctgcagccGGACTGCCCGGCCCAAGGACTTGCCCCGAGACTGGCTGTGGGGTGGCTGCGGGGATAACGTGGAGTACGGGTACCGCTTCGCCAAGGAGTTTGTGGATGCCAAGGAGCGGGAGAAGAACTACGTGAGAGGCTCAGAGGAGCAGGCGCGCATGCTGATGAACTTGCAGAACAACGAGGCTGGTCGCAGG GCAGTGTACAAGCTGGCGGACGTGGCCTGCAAGTGCCACGGCGTGTCAGGCTCCTGCAGCCTCAagacctgctggctgcagctggccgACTTCCGCAAGGTGGGCGACCTGCTGAAGGAGAAGTACGACAGCGCCGCCGCCATGCGGATCAGTCGCAAGGGCAAGCTGGAGCTGGTGAACAACCGCTTCAACATGCCTACGCAGGAGGACCTGGTCTACGTCGACCCCAGCCCGGACTATTGCCTGCGCAACGAGACCACCGGCTCGCTGGGCACTCAGGGCCGCCTGTGCAACAAGACCTCGGAGGGCATGGATGGGTGCGAGCTGATGTGCTGCGGACGGGGCTACGACCAGTTCAAGAGCGTCCAGGTGGAGCGCTGCCACTGCAAGTTCCATTGGTGCTGTTACGTCAAGTGTAAAAAGTGCACAGAGATCGTTGACCAGTACGTCTGTAAATGA